The following are encoded together in the Prosthecobacter sp. SYSU 5D2 genome:
- a CDS encoding PVC-type heme-binding CxxCH protein: protein MKISLSIFLAVIGLAAPVSAQVEFNKGDSIAILGNVLPDRSQHYGWLEAMIIQANADKDLTFRNLAFSGDEVQTWHRVDNFGTRDEWLAKVKADVIFAFYGNNESFRGYEGLDEFRKNLDTFLKETKAKNFSGRASPRIVLFSPIALEKLASPSLPPVDEKNTNLQNYTAAMNEVAAANGVTFVDLFAPSAQIRLGDPMSLNGLYLNEKGDKAVAEAAFKSLAGQEAPQVNEKLRLAIVDKNWEWHQRYRTVDGYNVYGGRSGLAYAAGVGGFKQNERTPEKPYISNYQVMQQEMTQRDVKTANRDLRVWAIAKGGDLVVKDDNLPPVEKVPTNMPDPKEGKEFNKVPMTGMTFTEDGLVAIPDATEKMKDIQVHSGMKIQLFADEKMFPELVNPVAMQWDTRGRLWVSAWLNYPERTPTSKKGDSLLIFEDTNGDGQADKMTTFADDLNCPTGFQIYKDGVIVMQSPSLVYLADTDGDGRADKRERILMGLCAADSHHETCYLSYDNGGAIYPSDGVFHRTQVETINGVVRNTNGAIYRYDINRNELERFTTNATVNPHGKIWDRWGNSYFTDATGNVNTFAEASSCYLPREGGGSAKMNPFWDRPARPSPGNGIISSRHFPEEFQNNFLNCNVIGFQGIWRVKLTQDGSGMKGETVEDLVKADPAAYPTFRPACVSVGLDGALYFCDWSNAIIGHMQHHLRDPNRDQKHGRIYKMTYEGRPLLKPKKIHGEPIANLLELLKEWEDITRQLAKVELAKHDAKEVAAAAKKWAAALDKSDPEYEHHRLEALWTHQWVDVLDADLLRQVLASPDARARAAATRVLSYWKDQVPGALDLLRAAVNDEDPRVRMHGVRALSFFQPSPDAEKALEIAYDVLKQPSDYYIDHVFGECRRGLQSVLKSRLLPKDPEALAEYISKSSDADLKELPDIQPVLMEKLTRPKLPADVRANALTELVKLTGNDRTLEIVKLLQIIDAAGGRLNTTGEEIGKMLVLEIQGHLLRHREAILALATEGTQPPVIRAAYAALVITDASPDEIWQASTGKARLYLLESIAQIPATKASLRAKFQPLLTALLADGKADAATLRAVLAALPLMSPTQASANFAIAADHLIAGKERTAAAKALLKFPKKNWDAAKAKPLTDSVLAFAKTVPPADRSGQDYVEIITAAKEMAALQGDAAETVLKALSAVSVDVFIVHTVHEQLRYDTTKLTVKAGRSFEVIFENDDVMPHNFVIVSPGKHMDIGNAAMTMTPDKVDKQGRAYLPAKFEKDIIAATRLLEPGQKEQLKVRAPSQPGDYEFVCTFPGHALIMWGTLTVTK, encoded by the coding sequence ATGAAAATCAGCCTTTCCATTTTCCTCGCCGTGATCGGCCTGGCCGCGCCAGTCAGCGCGCAGGTCGAGTTTAACAAAGGCGATTCCATTGCCATTCTGGGCAATGTCCTGCCTGACCGCTCGCAGCATTATGGCTGGCTGGAGGCGATGATCATCCAGGCGAATGCAGACAAGGACCTGACTTTTCGAAACCTGGCTTTCTCAGGAGATGAGGTGCAGACATGGCATCGCGTGGACAACTTCGGTACGCGCGATGAATGGCTGGCGAAAGTGAAGGCGGATGTCATCTTTGCCTTTTACGGCAACAACGAATCGTTCAGAGGATACGAGGGGCTGGACGAGTTCAGGAAGAACCTGGATACCTTTCTGAAGGAGACAAAGGCGAAGAACTTCAGCGGCCGGGCCTCTCCGCGCATTGTTCTTTTTTCACCCATCGCCCTGGAAAAGCTGGCCAGTCCAAGCCTGCCACCGGTGGATGAAAAGAACACGAATTTGCAGAATTATACCGCTGCCATGAACGAGGTGGCTGCAGCCAATGGCGTGACCTTTGTGGACCTCTTCGCCCCCTCTGCGCAAATCCGGTTAGGCGATCCCATGAGCCTGAACGGCCTGTATCTGAATGAAAAGGGAGACAAAGCCGTGGCTGAAGCCGCCTTTAAATCGCTGGCCGGCCAGGAGGCTCCGCAGGTGAATGAAAAACTGCGCCTGGCCATTGTGGACAAAAACTGGGAGTGGCATCAGCGCTACCGCACGGTGGATGGTTACAATGTTTACGGAGGCCGCAGCGGCCTGGCGTATGCGGCCGGAGTCGGCGGATTTAAGCAGAACGAAAGAACCCCCGAGAAACCCTACATCTCCAATTACCAGGTCATGCAGCAGGAGATGACCCAGCGTGATGTCAAGACCGCCAACCGCGACCTGCGGGTGTGGGCCATCGCCAAAGGCGGAGATCTTGTGGTTAAGGATGACAACCTGCCGCCAGTGGAAAAAGTGCCCACCAACATGCCTGATCCCAAGGAAGGCAAGGAGTTCAACAAGGTGCCGATGACCGGCATGACCTTCACAGAGGACGGTCTGGTGGCCATCCCGGATGCCACGGAAAAGATGAAGGATATCCAGGTGCACAGCGGCATGAAGATCCAGCTCTTTGCCGATGAGAAAATGTTCCCGGAACTGGTAAACCCGGTGGCCATGCAGTGGGATACCCGAGGCCGCCTGTGGGTCAGCGCCTGGCTGAACTATCCTGAGCGCACGCCGACCAGCAAGAAAGGGGACAGCCTGCTCATCTTTGAAGACACCAATGGGGACGGTCAGGCGGACAAGATGACCACCTTTGCTGATGACCTGAACTGCCCCACCGGCTTTCAGATTTATAAAGACGGCGTTATTGTGATGCAGTCACCCAGCCTGGTTTACCTCGCCGATACCGATGGGGATGGCAGAGCTGACAAGCGCGAACGCATCCTCATGGGCCTGTGCGCAGCGGACAGCCACCATGAGACATGCTACCTGAGCTATGACAACGGTGGTGCCATCTATCCCAGCGATGGTGTTTTCCATCGTACCCAGGTGGAGACCATCAATGGCGTGGTACGCAACACCAACGGAGCCATCTACCGGTATGACATCAACCGCAACGAGCTGGAGCGTTTCACCACCAATGCAACGGTGAACCCCCATGGGAAAATCTGGGACCGCTGGGGCAACTCCTATTTCACCGATGCCACCGGCAATGTGAACACCTTTGCCGAGGCCTCCTCATGTTACCTCCCGCGTGAAGGCGGCGGCAGCGCCAAGATGAATCCCTTTTGGGACCGGCCCGCACGTCCGAGTCCGGGCAATGGCATCATCAGCAGCCGCCACTTTCCTGAGGAGTTTCAAAACAACTTCCTGAATTGCAACGTCATCGGCTTCCAGGGCATCTGGCGTGTTAAACTTACGCAAGATGGCTCCGGCATGAAGGGGGAAACGGTGGAGGATCTCGTGAAGGCGGATCCCGCTGCCTACCCGACTTTCCGTCCGGCCTGTGTGAGCGTAGGCCTGGATGGAGCGCTGTATTTCTGTGACTGGTCCAATGCCATCATCGGCCATATGCAGCATCACCTGCGCGACCCGAACCGCGACCAGAAACATGGCCGCATTTACAAGATGACCTATGAGGGCCGCCCTTTGCTGAAGCCCAAGAAGATTCATGGTGAACCCATCGCCAATCTGCTGGAGCTGCTGAAGGAATGGGAAGATATCACCCGGCAGCTCGCCAAGGTGGAGCTGGCCAAACATGACGCCAAGGAAGTGGCAGCCGCGGCCAAAAAGTGGGCGGCGGCCTTGGACAAGTCAGACCCCGAGTATGAGCACCATCGCCTGGAAGCGCTGTGGACGCATCAGTGGGTGGACGTCTTGGATGCAGACCTCCTCAGACAGGTGCTGGCTTCTCCGGATGCCCGCGCCCGTGCCGCCGCCACCCGCGTGCTCAGTTATTGGAAGGACCAGGTGCCCGGTGCCCTGGATCTGCTGCGCGCCGCTGTGAATGATGAAGATCCCCGCGTGCGCATGCACGGCGTGCGCGCCCTCAGCTTTTTCCAACCCAGCCCGGATGCGGAGAAGGCCTTGGAGATCGCTTATGACGTGCTGAAACAGCCGTCGGACTATTACATTGACCACGTCTTTGGCGAGTGCCGCAGAGGGTTGCAAAGCGTGCTGAAATCCAGGCTGCTGCCGAAAGATCCTGAGGCTCTGGCCGAGTACATTTCCAAAAGCAGCGATGCCGATCTCAAAGAGCTGCCGGACATCCAGCCCGTGCTGATGGAAAAGCTGACCCGTCCCAAGCTGCCTGCCGACGTCCGTGCCAATGCCCTGACGGAACTGGTCAAGCTCACCGGCAATGACCGCACGCTGGAGATAGTGAAACTGCTGCAGATCATTGATGCCGCGGGAGGCAGGCTGAATACGACCGGTGAGGAGATCGGCAAGATGCTGGTGCTGGAAATCCAAGGCCACCTGCTGCGCCATCGTGAGGCCATCCTGGCCCTGGCCACCGAGGGCACACAACCCCCGGTCATCCGTGCCGCCTATGCAGCGCTGGTCATCACCGATGCCAGCCCGGATGAAATCTGGCAGGCGAGTACGGGCAAGGCGCGGCTTTATCTGCTGGAATCCATCGCCCAGATCCCGGCCACGAAGGCCTCCCTGCGTGCCAAGTTTCAGCCTCTGCTGACCGCGCTGCTTGCGGATGGCAAAGCGGATGCCGCCACCCTGCGCGCGGTGTTGGCCGCACTGCCGCTGATGAGTCCGACCCAGGCCTCGGCCAACTTCGCCATTGCTGCGGACCATCTGATCGCCGGCAAGGAACGCACTGCAGCGGCCAAGGCGCTGCTGAAGTTCCCCAAAAAGAACTGGGATGCCGCCAAGGCGAAGCCGCTCACCGACAGCGTCCTCGCCTTTGCTAAAACCGTGCCTCCGGCTGACCGCTCCGGCCAGGACTATGTGGAGATCATCACCGCCGCCAAGGAGATGGCCGCCCTCCAGGGGGATGCCGCCGAAACGGTGCTGAAAGCCCTGAGCGCCGTCAGCGTGGATGTCTTCATCGTCCACACCGTGCATGAGCAGCTGCGGTATGACACGACCAAGCTCACGGTAAAGGCGGGCCGCTCCTTTGAGGTCATCTTTGAAAATGATGACGTCATGCCACATAACTTTGTCATCGTGTCGCCAGGAAAGCATATGGACATCGGCAATGCCGCCATGACCATGACCCCTGACAAGGTGGACAAGCAGGGCCGCGCCTACCTGCCCGCCAAGTTTGAAAAGGACATCATCGCCGCCACCCGGCTGCTGGAGCCCGGCCAGAAAGAGCAGCTCAAAGTCCGCGCCCCCAGCCAGCCCGGCGACTATGAATTCGTCTGCACCTTCCCCGGCCACGCCCTCATCATGTGGGGCACGCTGACGGTGACGAAGTGA
- a CDS encoding threonine dehydratase, with protein sequence MSHATPSLPSLAEIQSAAALISPHIPPTPCYAWPLLQESTGCEVWVKHENHTPLGAFKVRGGMVYLDELLKTRPDTPGVIAASTGNHGQSIAWNASKRGVRAVIVVPKGNNPDKNAAMRSLGAELIEHGREFQEALEHSRELAAREGLHAVPSFHPWLVRGVATYGLEFFESAPPLDAVYIPIGLGSGFCGVASAREALGLKTRLIGVVSAQAPAYALSFQQQKKVIQTSTTRVAEGVACSTPDNLALQWVMRYADDIVTVTDDEALTAMRDLLQATHNLAEGAGALAYAAIKKHQSTLKGQRIGCVLSGGNASLTLLAQALSP encoded by the coding sequence ATGAGCCACGCCACGCCCAGCCTTCCTTCCCTCGCGGAGATCCAGTCCGCAGCCGCGCTCATCAGCCCGCACATTCCCCCAACTCCTTGTTATGCCTGGCCCTTGTTGCAGGAAAGCACCGGTTGCGAGGTCTGGGTGAAGCATGAAAACCATACCCCGTTAGGCGCCTTCAAAGTGCGCGGGGGCATGGTGTATCTGGATGAGCTTTTAAAGACTCGGCCGGATACCCCCGGCGTCATCGCCGCCTCCACCGGCAACCATGGCCAGTCCATCGCCTGGAATGCCAGCAAGCGCGGCGTCCGCGCTGTGATCGTTGTGCCAAAGGGCAACAACCCGGACAAGAACGCCGCCATGCGGTCGCTCGGCGCAGAGCTCATCGAGCATGGCCGTGAGTTTCAAGAAGCTTTGGAGCACTCCCGCGAGTTGGCCGCCAGGGAAGGCTTGCACGCTGTGCCCTCCTTCCATCCCTGGCTCGTGCGCGGAGTGGCCACGTATGGTCTCGAGTTCTTCGAGTCCGCCCCTCCCCTGGATGCTGTGTATATCCCCATCGGCCTCGGCTCCGGCTTTTGCGGCGTCGCTTCTGCGCGGGAGGCACTGGGTTTAAAGACCCGCCTCATCGGCGTCGTCTCCGCCCAGGCTCCCGCCTATGCCCTCTCCTTCCAGCAGCAAAAGAAGGTCATTCAAACAAGCACCACCCGCGTGGCCGAAGGCGTCGCCTGCAGCACCCCGGATAACCTCGCCCTCCAATGGGTGATGCGCTATGCCGATGACATCGTCACCGTCACCGATGACGAAGCCCTCACCGCCATGCGCGACCTCCTCCAGGCTACGCACAACCTCGCCGAAGGGGCGGGTGCACTGGCCTATGCCGCCATCAAAAAACATCAGTCCACCCTGAAAGGCCAGCGCATCGGCTGCGTCCTGAGCGGCGGCAATGCCAGCCTCACCCTCCTTGCCCAGGCCCTGAGTCCATGA
- a CDS encoding sulfatase-like hydrolase/transferase, producing MKPARLLFLLLTLTATGPAGAADSKPNILLLFVDNVGYGDLGCYGNPEVKTPHLDRLAAEGVRCTDFYTGAPSCTPSRGAILTGRHPERNGLNYQLSPEENMGGTGLPLTEKILPQYLKPLGYKTAAFGKWNLGFAPGYRPTDRGFDEFLGHMSGNIHYYKHLYRGQNDMRKGSEPIDLTGRYATDLFADAAIDFIQRQKASPWFIYIPFNAAHFISTANTEPGESIEWQVSAKYLALYGSPPDEPDQKIRFQAVLTALDEAIGRILTAVDAAGVREQTMILCISDNGAFMLKDRGLEVQSNRPLRDGGITTHEGGIRVPAIVRWPAKIKAGTVCQHMLSSLDVLPLALAISGGDLPQDRFIDGKNPLPALLGESPSPHTALHWVWNQGRKEQWRSLRDGNYKLTRRADTEPWQLYDLSKDISETHDLASSMPEKVASMSENLSAWHKSVLDDPTRSRSLRDRPESR from the coding sequence ATGAAACCCGCCCGCCTCCTTTTTCTCCTCCTTACTCTGACGGCCACTGGTCCTGCCGGAGCGGCTGATTCCAAGCCCAACATTCTGCTCCTTTTCGTTGACAATGTCGGATACGGCGACCTCGGCTGCTATGGCAACCCGGAGGTGAAGACACCCCATCTGGACCGCCTGGCTGCGGAGGGCGTGCGCTGCACAGACTTCTATACTGGAGCTCCCAGTTGCACCCCTTCACGCGGGGCCATCCTCACCGGCCGGCATCCTGAGCGCAACGGACTCAATTACCAGCTGAGTCCTGAGGAGAATATGGGCGGCACCGGCCTGCCCCTCACGGAAAAGATCCTTCCTCAATATCTGAAGCCGCTGGGGTATAAGACCGCCGCCTTTGGCAAATGGAACCTCGGTTTCGCACCCGGCTATCGCCCCACTGACCGGGGCTTCGATGAGTTCCTCGGCCACATGTCAGGAAATATCCATTACTACAAGCATCTCTATCGCGGTCAGAACGACATGCGCAAAGGCAGCGAACCCATAGACCTGACGGGCCGGTATGCCACGGACCTCTTTGCGGATGCAGCCATTGACTTCATTCAGCGCCAAAAGGCCAGCCCCTGGTTCATCTACATCCCCTTCAACGCCGCTCATTTCATCAGCACGGCGAATACCGAACCCGGAGAAAGCATCGAATGGCAAGTATCCGCCAAATACCTGGCGCTATACGGCAGTCCGCCGGATGAGCCGGATCAAAAGATCCGATTCCAGGCCGTTCTCACCGCGCTGGATGAGGCTATCGGCCGCATCCTCACCGCCGTAGATGCGGCGGGCGTCCGCGAACAAACGATGATTTTGTGCATCTCGGACAATGGCGCTTTTATGCTGAAGGACCGCGGCCTGGAAGTGCAGTCAAACCGGCCTTTGCGCGATGGCGGCATCACCACCCATGAAGGCGGCATCCGCGTACCTGCCATCGTGCGCTGGCCTGCCAAAATCAAAGCCGGCACCGTCTGCCAGCATATGCTTTCCAGCCTGGATGTCCTGCCTCTCGCCCTCGCCATCAGTGGTGGAGATTTGCCTCAAGACCGTTTCATTGACGGCAAGAATCCGCTGCCAGCCCTGCTCGGCGAATCGCCCTCGCCACACACCGCCCTGCACTGGGTCTGGAACCAGGGACGCAAAGAACAATGGCGCAGCCTCCGGGATGGAAACTATAAACTGACCCGCCGTGCGGATACAGAACCTTGGCAGTTGTACGACCTTTCCAAGGACATCAGCGAGACCCATGACCTCGCTTCGTCCATGCCGGAGAAGGTGGCATCCATGAGTGAAAATTTGTCCGCCTGGCACAAGTCCGTATTGGACGATCCCACCCGCAGCCGCAGCCTGCGTGATCGTCCCGAAAGCCGATGA
- a CDS encoding c-type cytochrome domain-containing protein, producing MKTHAKILSLTLFSATAAVAQDAEKITYEDHVRPLLENKCFSCHSPDKKKGDLDLTSFGSLMTGGSGGAIVEAGNSDSSRLWATCAKKEEPFMPPEGTALNAKELEILAKWISGGLLETKSSVAKKSSKPKVDMTVAVTSGKPEGPIAKPEHVLLEPVIVTPRTTAVVAMAASPWTSLVAIAGTKQILLYDTDTRTLAGIFPYEEGYARSLRFSRNGSLLVMGGGKGGKMGHAIVWDVKTGKRITEIGKEFDQVMSADISADHKMVVIGSPSKKVKVYDTASGEELYVISKHTEWIMGTAFSPDGVLLATSDRNGNVMVWEASNGGEFYILGQHKASCTDLAWRADSNILASCSMDGTISVWEMNEGKQIKNWAAHGGGVQSVSFTPDGKLVSSGNDGLIRTWDINGNKTGEAASQGDIVTKVIALHDSKSTVSANWRGEIKVWSVQPKMLEVGQLSSNPPLIAQRIVESEKLATTLVAELPGVEAKLKAAQDAVPAAEAALAATKQKAADAQAAVAALEAEIKNLPAQIAAAEKAVPDAQAKKTAQIEVLKKHEKSLAELKAAEAAIAKLTAEKAALTMPEDAPKVAAVTKSLEEQTAKLDALKKATATAPQPIADFDKAIKATQDQVAALKAAKPAKEKQLPELKKGLEAWPAAITASEKKIADAKTALAAAQALLADHKNQIAVMQKLPTILKAAQFNVGVLTEKENLAKLEGNFNDYTAAKKENEEAKAANIARIEASKKAIAEAVSQIPQHEATLARLKAELDGIESATTPTRTVDASAAAKLDESKKTIAAREAEVAALAKVRDEGIAAAKKSADDIQKKIDPLTKKLTEVAATLKVPQEKVLAAQAALTKLQADLAAAKKSVADLTAALPAQEKAAKDAEAPLTQTTAELQAADKALAEVRLATASTGRTIQAARAEVAKTEKALADAKAKNEALPPHERALAAAQAKLAATEKQATEATLKLADAQTAFDARNAACQAAEKALNAARAVVAQTKDSLTKSAANVTQLDKQMPAAQAALAAADKAAAPHRGQHESISKEITAQKAALAAKQAIPGALEQEFAAKAKPLNDAIAQLKAAQPALEKAFAEAHTKLEAELKILDAKKAEVAQSAAALAAAQKKKTDSEAAIAAAKKDNPVRDQNLAEITAELAKMEPQLAPLRAKVKQMEEQYFTMLPK from the coding sequence ATGAAAACCCACGCCAAGATCCTTTCACTCACCCTTTTTTCCGCCACCGCAGCGGTCGCCCAGGATGCCGAAAAGATCACCTATGAGGACCATGTCCGGCCCCTGCTGGAGAACAAATGTTTCTCCTGCCACAGCCCTGACAAAAAGAAAGGCGACCTCGACCTCACCAGCTTCGGTTCTCTCATGACCGGCGGCAGCGGCGGGGCCATCGTGGAGGCAGGCAATTCGGACAGCAGCCGCCTCTGGGCCACCTGTGCCAAAAAAGAGGAGCCTTTCATGCCGCCAGAAGGAACGGCACTCAATGCCAAGGAGCTGGAAATCCTCGCCAAATGGATCAGCGGCGGCCTTCTCGAAACCAAGTCCAGCGTCGCCAAAAAGTCCAGCAAACCCAAGGTGGACATGACCGTCGCCGTCACCAGCGGCAAGCCTGAAGGCCCCATTGCCAAGCCGGAACATGTTCTCCTTGAGCCGGTCATCGTCACCCCCCGCACCACGGCGGTTGTGGCCATGGCAGCGAGCCCCTGGACCTCCCTCGTCGCCATCGCCGGCACCAAGCAGATCCTCCTGTATGACACGGATACCCGCACCCTCGCGGGCATCTTCCCTTATGAAGAAGGCTATGCGCGCAGCCTGCGCTTCAGTCGCAACGGTTCCCTCCTCGTCATGGGCGGCGGCAAAGGCGGCAAGATGGGCCATGCCATCGTCTGGGATGTGAAGACCGGGAAACGCATCACCGAGATCGGCAAAGAGTTCGACCAGGTGATGAGCGCCGACATCAGCGCAGATCACAAAATGGTCGTCATTGGCAGCCCCTCGAAAAAGGTCAAAGTCTATGACACGGCCAGCGGCGAGGAACTTTATGTGATCAGCAAGCACACCGAGTGGATCATGGGCACCGCCTTCAGCCCGGACGGCGTACTTCTTGCCACCTCGGACCGCAACGGCAACGTCATGGTCTGGGAAGCCTCCAATGGCGGTGAGTTCTACATCCTCGGTCAGCACAAAGCCTCCTGCACCGACCTCGCCTGGCGCGCCGATTCCAACATCCTCGCCTCCTGCTCGATGGACGGCACCATCAGCGTCTGGGAGATGAACGAGGGCAAGCAGATCAAGAATTGGGCAGCCCATGGCGGCGGTGTCCAGTCCGTCTCCTTCACCCCCGATGGCAAGCTCGTTTCCAGCGGCAACGACGGCCTCATCCGCACCTGGGACATCAATGGCAACAAGACCGGCGAGGCCGCCAGCCAGGGCGATATCGTCACCAAGGTCATCGCCCTTCATGACTCCAAGAGCACCGTCTCCGCCAACTGGCGTGGTGAGATCAAAGTCTGGTCTGTCCAGCCCAAGATGCTGGAAGTCGGCCAGCTCTCCAGCAACCCGCCGCTCATCGCCCAGCGCATCGTCGAGTCTGAAAAACTCGCCACCACCCTCGTGGCCGAGCTTCCTGGAGTCGAAGCCAAATTGAAGGCCGCCCAGGATGCCGTACCCGCCGCCGAAGCAGCCCTCGCCGCAACCAAACAGAAAGCCGCCGATGCCCAGGCTGCTGTTGCCGCTCTCGAAGCCGAGATCAAGAATCTGCCTGCCCAGATCGCCGCGGCTGAGAAAGCCGTGCCAGATGCCCAGGCCAAAAAAACCGCCCAAATTGAAGTGCTGAAAAAGCACGAGAAGTCCCTCGCGGAACTCAAGGCCGCTGAGGCCGCCATCGCCAAGCTGACCGCTGAAAAAGCCGCCCTCACCATGCCAGAGGACGCGCCCAAAGTTGCCGCAGTCACCAAGTCCCTGGAAGAGCAGACAGCCAAGCTGGACGCACTGAAAAAAGCCACCGCCACCGCCCCACAGCCCATCGCTGATTTTGACAAGGCCATCAAAGCCACCCAGGACCAGGTCGCCGCTCTCAAGGCCGCCAAACCAGCCAAAGAAAAGCAGCTTCCTGAGCTGAAGAAAGGCCTCGAAGCCTGGCCCGCCGCCATCACCGCCAGCGAGAAGAAAATCGCCGATGCCAAGACCGCCCTCGCCGCCGCCCAGGCACTGCTTGCCGATCATAAAAACCAGATCGCCGTGATGCAAAAGCTGCCCACCATTTTGAAGGCCGCCCAGTTCAATGTCGGTGTCCTCACCGAGAAAGAGAACCTCGCCAAACTGGAAGGCAACTTCAACGACTACACCGCCGCCAAAAAGGAAAACGAAGAGGCCAAAGCCGCCAACATCGCACGCATCGAAGCCTCCAAAAAAGCCATCGCCGAAGCCGTCAGCCAGATCCCCCAGCACGAGGCCACCCTGGCCAGGCTGAAGGCCGAACTCGATGGTATTGAATCCGCCACCACGCCTACCCGCACGGTGGATGCCTCCGCTGCTGCCAAACTGGACGAAAGCAAGAAAACCATCGCTGCTCGCGAAGCCGAAGTTGCCGCCCTGGCCAAGGTCCGTGATGAAGGCATCGCCGCCGCCAAGAAGTCTGCGGATGACATCCAGAAAAAGATTGATCCCCTGACCAAAAAGCTGACTGAAGTCGCCGCCACACTGAAAGTGCCACAGGAAAAAGTCCTGGCCGCACAGGCCGCCCTCACCAAGCTGCAAGCCGACCTTGCCGCCGCCAAAAAATCCGTCGCCGACCTCACCGCCGCCCTGCCAGCCCAGGAAAAAGCCGCCAAGGACGCCGAAGCCCCCCTGACCCAAACCACGGCAGAACTCCAGGCCGCCGACAAAGCCCTGGCCGAAGTCCGCCTGGCCACTGCCAGCACCGGTCGCACTATCCAGGCCGCCCGTGCCGAAGTGGCCAAAACCGAAAAAGCCCTGGCCGATGCCAAGGCCAAAAATGAAGCCCTGCCTCCTCACGAGCGGGCCCTTGCCGCCGCCCAGGCCAAGCTCGCCGCTACGGAAAAGCAGGCCACCGAAGCCACCCTCAAACTGGCCGATGCCCAGACTGCCTTTGATGCCCGCAATGCCGCCTGTCAGGCCGCCGAAAAAGCCCTGAACGCCGCTCGTGCAGTCGTCGCCCAGACCAAAGATAGCTTAACCAAATCTGCCGCCAATGTGACCCAGCTTGACAAACAAATGCCCGCCGCCCAGGCCGCTCTCGCCGCAGCAGACAAAGCTGCCGCTCCTCATCGCGGCCAGCATGAAAGCATCAGCAAAGAGATCACTGCCCAGAAGGCCGCCCTCGCCGCCAAGCAGGCCATCCCCGGCGCCTTGGAGCAGGAGTTTGCCGCCAAAGCCAAGCCTCTGAACGACGCCATTGCCCAGCTCAAAGCCGCCCAGCCCGCCCTTGAAAAAGCCTTCGCCGAAGCCCACACCAAACTGGAAGCGGAGCTGAAAATCCTTGATGCCAAAAAAGCCGAAGTTGCCCAGTCCGCCGCCGCCCTCGCCGCCGCTCAGAAGAAGAAAACCGACTCTGAAGCCGCCATCGCCGCCGCCAAAAAAGACAATCCCGTCCGCGACCAAAACCTCGCCGAGATCACTGCCGAGCTCGCCAAAATGGAACCCCAGCTCGCCCCCCTGCGCGCCAAGGTCAAACAGATGGAAGAGCAATACTTCACCATGCTGCCAAAGTAA